CTCGTTATCGCTCACCCATCCTTGGCTGGGAAGCCGGCGACATCAGAATTAGGGTATTTGATCGACATGTGACGGTCCATAAACTCTCCAGTGTCGCCACCTTGCCGCACAAACTTTGCATGGCCGAGGCTCTGCAGCAGGGTCGGAATGTGGCCCCTCTGAATCCTGGCCTGCGCGATCTGGGAGAAAGTCGAAGGGCTGGGACTGAGGGGCTGCAACGTGGAAGGCTGGGCAGCTGAGATGCCCTAGTTTTACCAACGGCTTGACAGCATGCTCCACTCCAACGAAAGGGGAAGGGCATTCACGGATAGACAAGAGAGGCATGGGATCATACTTTGGAGACCTGCAATAGACAGTGTAGGCCAAGATGTAGCTGATGAAAACAGTCACTAGAGCCTAAATAGTATGTGAACTGCAGAAACTGCTCGTTGGTGGATGCCTCGATGGTGCGCTACTTATACTCTTGCTGCTAGACCTTGGGATCTTTTTAGCGGCATGCTTGTTTTGACCATCAGCAAAATCAGGATAGCCAATATCCTCAACGATGCGGGCCAATGACAGCTTCAGCTATGTTCTAACGAAGTTGGGTCGCCATATTGCTCAATATGCCGCTAGTATGATAAATTTCATTTAGTATAAATGAGCGTAGCTTACGTGAGTCCAGTTTCCCCTTTTGGGTTCTTGTTGCTCTAACGTTTGCTCGATATACTAATATGCTTTTTGCTAACTCTATCTCTTAGTTAGCAGCGACTGCATATGGTCCTTTGACGTCTTGCTCAATCCTTAATGCGTCAATGATAGTGTATGCATGGCTCCACCCATACATGTCTGTCCCTGCTAACTTCTTGGCCCATTTTTTGTTAGTAGTCTCGTTACAATAATTGGAAAATGCATTCATAACAATCGAAAGTGCGGCATATGGGTTGTTGGGATTGGCAGCCAACGCCTCGGCTTGGAGAGCGGAGGCTGTGAGATTGTTAGTTGCGTTTGCTGTGGAAATTCCCAACAGATAGGCCTCGCGACAATTCTTGTAGAGATCAGATACGTAACCGTAACTATCCTCAACGTCTTGTCGAGTGCCAGATAGTGTCAAGTGGCCGGCTACCAAATGCTCAAAATCGTACCCCAAGGCATACTTGTGTGCTAGTATATAGCCAGGAGTATCCTCAGTCTTCCCCAGGAAGAAATATGGGGACCATTTTGGAAATATGACTGACGAGTGCCTATTAGAAAGAGTCTCAAGACTTATACGCGGCGTAGGTGGTAATGTTACAGGGGTCACTCACTATCAATAAGTACCAACACTTTTTGTGGTGgggcatatatatatgagtTATCAGGAGAATGGTTAGGGCCTCTATTCTCGAGATGAAGCGTCTGATTGCCAACGGTTAACGTCATTTTGTCCGTAAATGTCTTGTTAGATAACGGGCGATAAGGGTCGTTAGCTAATGCGAGATATTCGTGAGTCAGTCGATGGCCGATTCGAGTGATGTTGCCGTACAGAAATGAGGCTCCATTATGATCAGCGTGAGAATGACTATATACTTGGTGTGTAATAGGGAGATGAGTGATGTTGCCAACTGCATAGAGCAAGTTGCGTCCAATAGATGGCGGTGCATCAATCATGATGACACCTTCCGTTGAAACCAAAGCCATTGCCTGATAATAATTGTTGGTAATCATGTAAACTCCCTTGCCAAAGCTCTCAACACGATATCCATCAGTATTAAGAGGGAGCCCAATTGCAAAATCTGGAATCGG
Above is a genomic segment from Trichoderma breve strain T069 chromosome 6, whole genome shotgun sequence containing:
- a CDS encoding metallo-beta-lactamase superfamily domain-containing protein, with product MLKPLFLLSLLRAALACSSPSPQVIGPPGEVNPIYNPIPDFAIGLPLNTDGYRVESFGKGVYMITNNYYQAMALVSTEGVIMIDAPPSIGRNLLYAVGNITHLPITHQVYSHSHADHNGASFLYGNITRIGHRLTHEYLALANDPYRPLSNKTFTDKMTLTVGNQTLHLENRGPNHSPDNSYIYAPPQKVLVLIDTGHLTLSGTRQDVEDSYGYVSDLYKNCREAYLLGISTANATNNLTASALQAEALAANPNNPYAALSIVMNAFSNYCNETTNKKWAKKLAGTDMYGWSHAYTIIDALRIEQDVKGPYAVAAN